In Pseudorasbora parva isolate DD20220531a chromosome 9, ASM2467924v1, whole genome shotgun sequence, the following proteins share a genomic window:
- the LOC137089877 gene encoding macrophage mannose receptor 1-like, whose product MDGSLFVLLLLSGLFWSSSALSRQYHYINVRMSWPEAQSYCREKYTDLATVDTMADVNRLVNIVDAGYSGSVWIGLKRGTQKRLAWSNGENISSPYSNWAPGEPNENTYCVSFFLASGLIRDVVIADILHATRVKNKEYIMVKITKNWTDAQSYCRQYYTDLPTIHNSEENKQINKIIPSTSWVWIGLFLDSWEWSDKWSHFFRNWAADQPSQSSGSDDCVGISTTNSGKWPQYSCDLHQPFICYGGEFPHIYHYINARMSWPEAQSYCREKYTDLATVDTMADVNRLVNIVDAGYSGSVWIGLKRGTENRWAWSNGENTLTQYKYEYIRVQIWKNWSDAQSYCRQYHTDLPTIHNSEEENKIKSILPSTSWVWIGLFLDSWEWSDKWSLFFRNWAAGQPSDSSGSGDCVGMLTTDSGKWAQYSCDLKQPFICYGDEKKKQIVRLKLSCNGECTLNDPSLQTAILNEISEKLKSMGLESDSKISWKKGEGEEVFHQDLNHLVDSNKTCNVHAAAGAEDSPLPTPASEQLMEVLSRAVARLNINWPQEHNEQASVKSRLDERFLPVCSVQPPWQSLPVFIDHRTEVSKSWKRPVSSCIFSSHTVQLRCLVGKVYSAAGQAPACLHTMSIVQSYHADLLKDPRESHEIGAIMINELRSTAELALQATK is encoded by the exons ATGGACGGGAGTCTGTTTGTTCTGCTGCTGCTGTCAG GGCTCTTCTGGAGCAGTTCTGCTCTCTCTCGTCAGTACCATTATATAAATGTGAGAATGTCGTGGCCAGAGGCTCAGAGTTACTGCAGAGAGAAGTACACTGACCTGGCTACTGTAGACACCATGGCTGATGTCAACAGGCTGGTGAATATAGTGGATGCTGGATACAGTGGATCGGTGTGGATTGGACTGAAGAGAGGGACACAGAAACGCTTGGCTTGGTCTAATGGAGAAAACATATCTTCTCCATACTCTAACTGGGCTCCAGGAGAGCCAAATGAGAATACATATTGTGTATCTTTTTTTCTGGCTTCTGGTTTGATAAGGGATGTAGTTATAGCCGATATTTTACATGCTACAAGGGTGA AAAATAAAGAATACATCATGGTAAAGATCACTAAAAACTGGACAGATGCTCAGAGCTACTGCAGACAGTATTACACAGATCTGCCCACCATCCACAACTCTGAGGAAAATAAACAGATAAATAAGATTATTCCATCAACTTCCTGGGTCTGGATTGGTCTGTTCCTGGACTCTTGGGAGTGGTCTGACAAATGGAGCCACTTCTTCAGAAACTGGGCAGCAGATCAACCATCCCAGAGTTCAGGATCTGATGACTGTGTCGGCATATCAACAACCAATTCTGGGAAATGGCCTCAATATAGCTGTGATCTACATCAACCTTTTATCTGCTATGGAGGTGAGTTTCCCCA catc TACCATTATATAAATGCGAGAATGTCGTGGCCAGAGGCTCAGAGTTACTGCAGAGAGAAGTACACTGACCTGGCTACTGTAGACACCATGGCTGATGTCAACAGGCTGGTGAATATAGTGGATGCTGGATACAGTGGATCGGTGTGGATTGGACTGAAGAGAGGGACAGAGAATCGCTGGGCTTGGTCTAATGGagaaaacacactcacacagtaCA AATATGAATACATCAGGGTTCAAATTTGGAAGAACTGGAGTGATGCTCAGAGCTACTGCAGACAGTATCACACAGACCTGCCCACCATCCACAACTCTGAGgaagagaataaaataaagagtattCTTCCATCAACTTCGTGGGTTTGGATTGGTCTGTTCCTGGACTCTTGGGAATGGTCTGACAAATGGAGCCTCTTCTTTAGAAACTGGGCAGCAGGTCAACCATCAGATAGTTCAGGATCTGGTGACTGTGTCGGCATGTTAACAACCGACTCTGGGAAATGGGCTCAATACAGCTGTGATCTAAAGCAACCTTTTATCTGCTATGGTG ATGAAAAGAAAAAGCAGATCGTCAGACTGAAATTGTCCTGTAATGGAGAATGCACACTGAATGATCCTTCACTACAGACTGCCATTCTGAATGAG ATCAGTGAAAAGCTGAAGAGCATGGGGCTGGAAAGTGACAGCAAAATAAGCTGGAAAAAAGGGGAAGGTGAAGAGGTGTTTCATCAGGACCTCAACCACTTGGTGGAttcaaataaaacatgcaatgtGCA CGCCGCTGCAGGggctgaagactcgccacttccgACCCCTGCCAGTGAGCAGCTCATGGAGGTCCTGAGCAGAGCGGTGGCCAGGTTAAACATCAACTGGCCACAAGAGCACAATGAGCAGGCATCAGTTAAAAGCAGGCTTGACGAACGCTTTCTTCCCGTTTGCTCTGTTCAGCCTCCGTGGCAAAGCTTGCCAGTTTTCATTGATCACCGCACCGAGGTGTCGAAATCGTGGAAGCGGCCCGTTTCTTCTTGCATTTTCAGTTCCCACACGGTTCAGCTCAGATGCCTAG TGGGCAAAGTGTACTCAGCAGCAGGTCAGGCCCCCGCATGTCTGCACACCATGTCCATCGTGCAGTCATATCACGCTGACCTGCTGAAAGACCCGAGGGAGAGCCATGAGATCGGAGCCATCATGATTAATGAGCTTCGATCTACTGCAGAGCTTGCACTCCAGGCCACCAAGTAA